A region of Veillonellaceae bacterium DNA encodes the following proteins:
- the thiE gene encoding thiamine phosphate synthase yields MADYTLYLVTDRHLAKSGTVEEIVEKAIAGGCTMVQLREKEGDTGELLERALRVKAVTEKYHVPLIIDDRIDVMMAAGADGVHVGQSDMPASIAKKMIGSDKILGVSAGTLEEALKAEQDGADYLGVGAMYQTATKTDADLTTMETLKEIKKRVHIPVVAIGGINSRTIPDFKGTGIDGFAIVSAIMAADDPEKASEELKDEIRETLAL; encoded by the coding sequence ATGGCTGATTATACATTGTACCTTGTAACCGACCGTCATCTGGCTAAATCCGGAACTGTGGAGGAAATCGTAGAAAAAGCCATAGCAGGAGGATGCACGATGGTGCAGCTGCGTGAAAAAGAAGGAGATACCGGAGAGCTTCTCGAACGGGCGCTCCGCGTAAAAGCTGTGACAGAGAAATATCATGTTCCTCTTATTATTGATGACCGCATCGATGTCATGATGGCTGCAGGAGCGGACGGTGTCCATGTAGGACAGAGCGACATGCCTGCTTCCATCGCAAAAAAGATGATCGGCAGTGATAAGATTCTTGGCGTTTCAGCAGGGACTTTGGAAGAAGCACTGAAAGCGGAACAAGACGGGGCTGATTATTTGGGTGTAGGAGCTATGTACCAGACGGCAACAAAAACGGATGCCGATCTGACCACCATGGAGACACTGAAAGAGATAAAGAAACGGGTTCACATACCCGTTGTTGCCATTGGGGGGATCAATAGCAGGACAATTCCTGATTTTAAAGGAACAGGGATTGATGGATTTGCTATTGTCTCGGCCATTATGGCAGCGGATGATCCGGAAAAGGCGTCTGAAGAATTGAAAGATGAAATCAGAGAGACGCTTGCTCTGTAA
- the thiM gene encoding hydroxyethylthiazole kinase — translation MDTAECLRGVRERNPLVHHITNYVTVNDCANACLAVGGSPVMADALEEAADMSGISDALVLNIGTLNADKVKAMILAGKAANKKEIPVIFDPVGCGATPFRNRMAEELLKEVHMAVIRGNVSEIQSLAGIDAQTKGVDAGTTSGLDEAAATAKALALREKCIVIISGAKDIITDGNTTILITNGCPEMAQITGSGCMCTTVVGTFCAACPENLFDASKAAMMAMGISGEKAWAEYGVQGLGHFHMGLIDYLGKIDEEMIAKDGHFENG, via the coding sequence ATGGACACAGCAGAATGTTTGAGAGGTGTTCGTGAAAGAAATCCGCTTGTACACCATATTACTAATTACGTGACGGTTAATGACTGCGCCAACGCGTGTCTTGCCGTCGGTGGTTCGCCGGTCATGGCCGATGCCCTGGAAGAGGCAGCAGATATGAGCGGTATTTCAGATGCACTCGTTTTAAATATCGGCACTTTAAATGCAGATAAAGTAAAAGCTATGATTCTGGCGGGAAAAGCAGCCAATAAAAAGGAAATTCCGGTCATCTTCGATCCGGTAGGCTGCGGAGCAACGCCATTCAGGAACAGGATGGCTGAAGAACTTCTGAAAGAGGTTCATATGGCGGTTATTCGAGGAAATGTCTCTGAAATACAATCCCTTGCCGGTATAGATGCTCAGACAAAAGGCGTGGATGCTGGAACGACGAGCGGCCTTGACGAGGCTGCAGCAACGGCCAAAGCACTGGCATTAAGAGAAAAATGCATCGTGATTATAAGCGGCGCAAAGGATATTATTACGGACGGAAATACGACCATTCTCATCACGAACGGATGCCCTGAAATGGCTCAGATCACAGGATCCGGGTGCATGTGCACGACGGTTGTCGGCACATTCTGTGCTGCATGTCCTGAGAATCTTTTCGATGCCTCAAAAGCGGCCATGATGGCTATGGGAATATCCGGCGAAAAGGCATGGGCTGAATACGGAGTGCAGGGCCTTGGACATTTCCATATGGGACTCATTGACTACCTGGGGAAAATAGATGAAGAAATGATTGCAAAGGACGGGCATTTTGAAAATGGCTGA
- a CDS encoding sel1 repeat family protein, whose protein sequence is MKSTEDLRLGKQYLKIRSYDKALEHLTKAVVQGDRAAVSLLYKLGVHFFDEKEYKKAEQAFQLLAGRGHAESCIYLGKISEYGDTGRKDIQAAFGYYAEAYRLGLPRGAYKAGKLMMPDALRSEEVRDIAVNWFMAAAEGNLYQSYAKLGQLYSVGAYDRFAVTSLRDDKKALSYYLQGAMRGDGECMERAGLAFLHGFGTEINVKRAAILFRQAADHGRATACMRLGHLYDLGMGVYRNMKQSVYWYMEAYRRGIERGKAEAAQVYLHAGVSSLRSARSKKGKERAVEYLEEAGSLGCLEAYRVLAETSYVDGDQEKRLYYLRKGAEAGSEECRKDLISYYTMQAMPVMRSVSRLSGQAHRNKEDKELWNIYIEQLKKAEELYKKAAEAGDADSWAVLARMYLYKGPEVGAGKQEFLEAAEKGENSKRIDTRKLRWRFYAGEKPTDGELLHEENPKEAFRCAKELVSKRHGSFYPILAEYYQKGYGIKANPEKAEFWRSKFKR, encoded by the coding sequence ATGAAGAGCACCGAAGATTTACGACTGGGGAAACAGTATCTTAAGATACGATCATATGACAAGGCTTTGGAGCACCTGACCAAGGCAGTCGTTCAGGGAGACCGCGCTGCAGTGAGCCTTCTTTACAAACTGGGCGTCCACTTTTTTGATGAAAAAGAGTATAAGAAGGCAGAGCAGGCTTTCCAGCTGCTGGCCGGCCGCGGTCATGCAGAAAGCTGTATTTATCTGGGAAAAATCAGTGAATACGGTGACACGGGACGGAAGGATATCCAGGCAGCTTTTGGCTATTATGCAGAAGCTTACCGGCTGGGGCTTCCGCGCGGCGCTTACAAGGCAGGCAAATTGATGATGCCGGATGCACTGCGCTCCGAAGAGGTCAGGGATATCGCTGTCAACTGGTTCATGGCGGCTGCAGAAGGGAATCTGTACCAGTCCTATGCCAAATTAGGACAGCTTTACAGTGTAGGGGCCTATGACAGATTTGCAGTTACGAGCCTTCGTGATGACAAGAAGGCTCTGTCATATTATCTGCAGGGCGCCATGCGCGGCGACGGGGAATGCATGGAAAGAGCAGGACTTGCTTTCCTTCATGGTTTTGGTACGGAAATTAATGTCAAGAGGGCTGCTATCCTCTTCCGGCAGGCGGCTGATCATGGAAGAGCGACGGCGTGCATGCGCCTGGGACACCTGTATGATTTAGGCATGGGTGTTTACAGGAATATGAAGCAGTCAGTATACTGGTACATGGAAGCATATCGGAGAGGCATTGAAAGAGGAAAAGCAGAGGCCGCACAGGTCTATCTCCATGCGGGGGTATCATCGCTCCGCTCAGCAAGAAGCAAAAAAGGGAAAGAGCGCGCCGTGGAGTACCTGGAAGAAGCCGGATCGCTTGGATGCCTCGAAGCATACCGTGTTCTGGCGGAGACATCCTATGTGGATGGGGATCAGGAAAAGCGTCTGTATTATTTAAGAAAAGGCGCTGAAGCCGGGAGCGAAGAGTGCAGGAAGGACCTGATTTCCTACTACACCATGCAGGCGATGCCTGTCATGCGCTCTGTTTCCCGTCTTTCCGGACAGGCACATAGAAATAAAGAAGATAAGGAACTTTGGAATATTTACATTGAGCAGCTTAAAAAGGCAGAAGAATTATACAAGAAAGCTGCTGAGGCCGGAGATGCCGATTCCTGGGCAGTCCTTGCCAGAATGTATCTTTATAAAGGACCGGAAGTAGGAGCGGGAAAGCAGGAATTCCTGGAAGCTGCTGAAAAAGGGGAGAATTCCAAGAGAATTGACACCAGAAAACTTCGCTGGCGTTTTTATGCAGGAGAGAAACCCACCGACGGGGAACTTTTGCATGAGGAAAATCCCAAAGAAGCATTCCGCTGTGCCAAGGAGCTTGTCTCCAAGCGGCATGGAAGCTTTTATCCGATATTAGCTGAATATTATCAGAAGGGATATGGCATCAAGGCCAATCCTGAAAAAGCCGAATTCTGGCGGAGTAAGTTCAAACGATAA
- a CDS encoding thioredoxin family protein has protein sequence MIQPITGTENIDQVIAKGDVILGFSAPWCGYCRRLRPMVEKLSEEISQPIYGLNCDVDEEITKRYEVETIPTLIYFHDGQPKDRIIGYGTVGYPQLKEFIEKNSK, from the coding sequence ATGATACAGCCAATTACAGGAACAGAAAACATTGATCAGGTTATCGCAAAGGGCGATGTCATTCTCGGTTTCAGCGCACCATGGTGCGGATACTGCCGCCGCCTGCGCCCAATGGTTGAAAAACTTTCCGAAGAAATCAGCCAGCCGATTTACGGCCTCAACTGCGATGTCGATGAAGAAATCACAAAACGTTATGAAGTGGAAACCATTCCGACTCTGATTTACTTCCATGACGGACAGCCGAAGGACCGCATCATTGGATACGGCACAGTAGGTTATCCGCAGCTCAAAGAGTTTATCGAAAAGAACTCCAAGTAA
- a CDS encoding P1 family peptidase, with protein MDIRTTHVPGFKIGTAEDREGLTGVTVFLAPEDGAAAGVDVRGCAPGTRETDLLSPEKTVQKIHAVVLSGGSAFGLEADSGVMRYLAEQGIGFPVGDSAVPIVCGAVLFDLSIGDPHAFPDLEMGIKAASAAGTDFPVGCYGAGTGASVGKLTGFEHAMKSGAGYAEIILPDGLAVGAYMAVNACGEIYDQDKILAGALADDDRTIISSHRLTLEGYERNMGGNTSIGCIITNADLTKTECRMVSTMAHDGLARSIRPVHTSMDGDTLFTMASGEVKTTIDTVGYLAEEAVRLAVLDAAASAEGMGGRPAYRDIIK; from the coding sequence GAACAACACATGTTCCGGGATTTAAAATCGGTACAGCAGAAGACAGGGAAGGCCTTACGGGCGTGACAGTTTTTCTGGCGCCTGAAGATGGCGCCGCTGCCGGCGTTGACGTGAGGGGATGCGCTCCGGGAACAAGGGAAACAGACCTTTTGAGTCCGGAAAAAACCGTGCAGAAAATTCATGCTGTCGTATTATCCGGAGGATCAGCCTTCGGCCTTGAAGCCGATTCAGGCGTCATGAGATACCTGGCAGAACAGGGAATCGGATTTCCGGTCGGTGATTCGGCTGTACCGATTGTCTGCGGAGCAGTTCTTTTTGATCTTTCCATAGGTGATCCGCATGCATTCCCGGATCTTGAAATGGGAATCAAGGCAGCATCCGCAGCCGGGACGGATTTCCCCGTTGGATGTTATGGCGCAGGAACGGGGGCATCTGTCGGAAAACTTACCGGATTTGAACATGCCATGAAAAGCGGTGCAGGATATGCTGAAATCATCCTTCCGGACGGACTGGCTGTAGGCGCCTATATGGCAGTCAATGCATGCGGAGAAATCTATGATCAGGATAAGATCCTGGCAGGAGCTCTGGCAGATGATGATCGTACCATTATTTCCTCACACAGGCTGACGCTTGAAGGATATGAAAGAAATATGGGTGGAAATACTTCCATTGGATGCATCATCACGAATGCAGATCTGACAAAGACGGAATGCCGGATGGTTTCTACCATGGCTCACGACGGGCTGGCCCGCTCGATCCGCCCTGTCCATACATCCATGGACGGAGATACTCTCTTTACCATGGCGTCCGGGGAAGTAAAGACAACCATCGATACAGTAGGATATCTGGCGGAGGAAGCTGTACGCCTCGCAGTGCTTGATGCGGCCGCATCCGCAGAAGGCATGGGCGGAAGACCCGCTTACCGTGATATCATCAAATAA